Proteins encoded in a region of the Hypomesus transpacificus isolate Combined female chromosome 17, fHypTra1, whole genome shotgun sequence genome:
- the zwi gene encoding zwilling, which translates to MGNTSITEGKTALSLGNTKIKRDKTKIAMGNSSITRGKKTTSLGASTITSGKTKIALGSASFSRGTTTTSFRKAFFPKRKTL; encoded by the coding sequence ATGGGCAACACCAGCATCACCGAAGGGAAGACTGCTCTCTCCCTGGGCAACACCAAGATCAAGAGGGACAAGACCAAGATTGCCATGGGCAATTCCTCCATCACCAGGGGCAAGAAAACCACCTCTCTAGGCGCCTCCACCATCACCAGCGGGAAGACCAAGATTGCCCTGGGCAGTGCCTCCTTCAGCAGGGGCACCACCACCACATCTTTCCGGAAAGCATTCTTTCCAAAGCGCAAGACCCTCTAG
- the rnf113a gene encoding E3 ubiquitin-protein ligase RNF113A, translating to MAESEEPKSTCTFLFKKSTKKFSARKRKASDSEKDNSDEDNNAVVRQEKKTSGVNPMIQRTKKAEKEAVSSSESDEEKQEKKVTVAYKSTRSAKPEGPEDMGATAVYELDTEKDKDAQSIFERSQKIQEELTGKEDDKIYRGINNYHKYIKPKDSTMGNASSGMVRKGPIRAPEHLRATVRWDYQPDICKDYKETGFCGFGDSCKFLHDRSDYKHGWQIERELDEGRYGANDEENYEVSSDEEDMPFKCFICRESFKNPVITKCKHYFCETCALQHYRKSKRCYVCNVQTNGVFNPAKELMSKIQKHQAMMDQPPSEEDD from the exons ATGGCGGAATCAGAGGAGCCTAAATCAACATGTACTTTTCTTTTCAAAAAGTCGACAAAGAAATTCTCTGCACGAAAAAGAAAAGCCAGTGACAGCGAAAAAG ATAACAGTGATGAAGATAACAATGCTGTGGTCAGGCAAGAGAAGAAGACTTCTGGAGTCAACCCCATGATTCAGAGG ACTAAGAAAGCAGAGAAAGAGGCGGTGTCATCCAGCGAAAGTGATGAAGAAAAACAAGAGAAGAAagttacagtagcctacaagtcCACACGGTCGGCA AAACCAGAAGGACCGGAGGACATGGGTGCGACTGCAGTGTATGAACTGGACACAGAGAAGGATAAGGATGCTCAGTCTATCTTCGAAAGGAGCCAAAAGATTCAGGAG GAGCTGACAGGTAAAGAAGATGATAAAATATACCGTGGTATAAACAACTACCACAAATACATCAAACCTAAAGACTCCACCATGGGCAATGCGTCCTCTGGCATGGTCAG GAAAGGTCCAATTAGGGCCCCTGAACACTTGAGGGCCACAGTAAGGTGGGACTACCAGCCAGACATCTGCAAAGACTACAAAGAGACAGGCTTCTGTGGCTTTGGAG ACAGCTGCAAGTTCCTCCATGACCGATCCGACTACAAACACGGCTGGCAGATTGAGAGGGAGCTGGATGAGGGGCGCTACGGAGCCAACG aTGAGGAGAACTATGAGGTGAGCAGTGACGAGGAGGACATGCCCTTTAAGTGCTTCATCTGCCGGGAGTCCTTTAAGAATCCTGTCATCACAAA GTGCAAGCATTACTTCTGTGAGACATGCGCTCTCCAACACTACAGGAAGTCCAAGCGGTGTTACGTTTGTAACGTCCAGACTAATGGTGTCTTCAACCCAGCCAAAG AGCTGATGTCCAAGATCCAGAAGCACCAAGCCATGATGGACCAGCCACCCTCAGAGGAGGACGATTAG